The window GCCGCTAGGGCAAACGGCAACAAGACAATGAAAATGAATGACAGGTGGTGGCGCTGGATCATAGAGACCTCTCAGTAGCGGATGCCCCATGCTTATTCAAGTGACCATTTATGTCAATAGTCACTACCGAGGCGAATGAACATCGCCCACTTGATCAGAGCAGAGCAAAGAGGCTCGATATCTAGTTTTTTCAGGTGCACGCGCTAATACGGATGCGCAGCGCATCCGTCAGCAGAGGTTTAAGGCATCAGGCTGCGCAGAACAAGATTGGAGATGAGAGAAGGGGCTTCTTCAACAAAATCGAGGTTGTACTGCAATAGCAGAGGATTGATGAAGGGCCGCAGAGCGAGATGAATCGCCTCTACCGTCTCGTCCAGCGGAGTCTTGCGTTCAAACTCACCGAGCTCTCGCCCCTCACGCACGATTTGCAACACAAAGTTCTTGATCTGAGCGTCATAGACTTGCGAGCTCGGCCAGCGCTCCGACGCGGAGAACGCTGCGATATCATAGAGTTTACGGTCGTTAAAGAACAGGCTCACACCTGTAGCGATTAGGGTTTTGACCAATCGCCGAAAACGCTCAGTCGGCGAGATGCCGTCTGCATTGATGGCCTGCTCCACAGCTGCAACGATTTCCGTCAGGCAATTTGTACAGATAGCGTTACCAATCGCCTGCTTGGATTCAAAGAACTTGTAGATGTAAGCCTTGGAAAAACCGATGGCCTTGGCTAGGTCAGAAACCGTTGTTTTGCCGTAACCGTACTGACTGAAATGCTCGTTGGCCGCCGCGACAATCTGGTCTCGGATGTCGTGATCGGCTGGGCCACGGGCGCTGGGCGAAGAAACGGATGGCTGATTCATGCGAGCAGCTTACTCATCCCAAAGGTGGTTGACAACTTGTGACCAAATTGTAACATCGTCACAACCCAACCCTTTCGCAGGTATCGCATGCACCCTCCTCCTCGTTTCGCCGTCTTACTGTGTTTGGGTATGGTTGCAGGTTGTGCAGTGGGCCCCGACTACTCAGAACCCAGTGTGGAATTGCCCGAGAATTTCTCGGCGCAAACGTCCAAAGCACGACAAGTGACCGCCGCAAATGCCGATCTCGCCGCTTGGTGGAACGCATTTAATGACCCGGTACTCAGTCAGCTGATAAATCGAGCACTTGAACAGAACCTCGATTTAGCCCAGGCAAGCGCAAGGATCGAGCAGGCTCGCGCCGGTTTGGGCGCAGCTAACGCAGCCCTCCTGCCGTCGGCTACCGTCAATGGTCAGGCGGCCCGAGCCCGTCAGTCGTTAGAGACGCCGTTGGGCCAAGTGCTGAATTCAGACCCTTCCTATAATCGTTACGGCAGTGCCTATGAGGCAAACTTGAATGCCGGCTGGGAGCTGGATGTGTTTGGCGGGCTACGCCGCAGCAAAGAGGCGGCCTCCGCCGATTATCAGGCCTCACAAGCCGGGGCGATTGCCACACGCCTGGCAGTGGTCGCGCAAACAGCCGACCTTTACATCAGCATCCGTGGCCTGCAAGCACGCCTGGAAATTGCCCGGCAGCAAGTAGACACACGACAACAACTGCTCACCACCATCGAACATCTCTACGCAAAAGGCCTGGCGGCTGAACTGCAGTTGAACCAGACCCAAGGCGCGCTGAACCAAGCGCAGGCCACCGTTCCGGTACTGCAAGCAGGCATTGACGCGGCAATGAATGCGCTGGATGTCATGTTGGGCAAGGCGCCCGGCACTTACAGCGCGCAGTTGACTAAGCCGGCGCCCATCCCTGATGTGCCAGGCCTCTCGGACATGGGCGCTCCGGCCGACCTGCTGCGTCGGCGTCCAGACTTGATCGTCGCGGAGCGCCGTCTTGCGGCATCCAGCGCGCGCATCGGCGAAGCCATTTCCGAGTACTACCCCAAACTGTCTGTGGCTGCTCTGCTCGGCAGTGCTACCTCGGTATCAAGCGCAAACCTATTCAGCAACAGCGCCAGTCAGGCTTCGGCGGCACTGGGTATACGCTGGAGGCTGTTCGATTTTGGCCGCATCAACGCTCAAATTGATTTGGCGAAGGGCCAAGAAGCCGAAGCCTTAGCCGCTTACCGCCAGTCCGTCCTGCGGGCCTGCGAAGATGTTGAAAGCGCTTTTTCGGCGCTGATCAACCGCGAGCAACAATCGACACAACTCGCCCAAGGCGAGTCGGCGTATGCGAAAGCCCGAGCGACGTCGTTTGTCGCTTATGAAAAAGGCGTGGTCAGCCTGATCGAAGTACTGGATGCCGATGAACACCTTTTAGCGGCATCTGATGGCAGAGCTCAGGCACAAACTGAATCGGCTCGCGCTGCAGTGGCCACGTTCAAAGCATTGGGAGGTGGCTGGCAGCGAGACGACTCAGATGCTCGCGTTGTCTCAAAAAGAGCGGGAACTCGAATGTTTTTTCCTGATCCAGGGATATCGAAAGAACTCCAATAAAATACGGGCTGGATTAGGATAATCGTAGGGATATGAATACCAAAAAAAAGAATAATTTCATTGTAAAACAAATGCTTATTTTTTCTGTTCGAGTCCAGGTCGTTGCCAGACAGCAATATCGAAAAGCCCCTGAATCGAAAGGTTCAGAGGCTTTTTTGTGGATCCTGGAAAAGCAAAAGGCCGATCTGTCTATTCAACAGATCGGCCTTTTTAGCAGGTGATGCCGTTAGACATGCTCACTGCTTTTCGCGTGAGCCGCACGATGCTCGCTCGAATCATGGGCTGCTTCCACCACCGGAATCTCATTCCCGTCGCAGTCACGCAGCTTGCCTTCGCTGAAGTAATCCCCTTCACGCAACGCCGCCAGGTCCTGGTAACGCAGCACCCGTTCCGTACCGGCGGCAAACACCGATTGCTGATCCGAGTTACCGGCGGTGAGGTGGTTGAAGGCCAGGTTCAGCACGATGGCCATGATCGCCGAGGAGCTGATGCCCGAGTGGAAGATGGTCGCGAACCAGCTTGGGAAGTGGTCGTAGAAATTCGGCGCGGCGATCGGGATCATGCCGAAGCCGATGGAGGTGGCGACGATGATCAGGTTGACGTTGTTGCGGTAATCAACCTTGGACAGCGTGCGAATGCCACTGGCCGCCACGGTGCCGAACAGCACGATGCCAGCGCCGCCGAGTACCGAGGTCGGTACTGCGGCGATGACCCGGCCCATGAACGGCAGCAGACCGAGAATCACCAGGAACAAGCCGCCGGTGGCGACCACGAAACGACTCTTGATGCCGGTCACGGCCACCAGCCCGACGTTCTGGGCGAAGGCGCTTTGGGTGAAGGAGCCGAAGATCGGCGCGATCATGCTCGACAGCATGTCGGCGCGCAGGCCGTTGCCCAGGCGTTTGGAGTCGACCTTGGTGTCGATGATTTCACCGACGGCGAGGATGTCCGCCGAGGTTTCCACCAGAGTCACCATGACCACGATGCACATCGACAGGATCGCGGCTAAATGGAAGGTCGGCACGCCGAAGTGGAACGGGGTCGGAAAGCCGAACATCGGGCCTTGCGTGACCGACGAGAAGTCCGCCATGCCGAGGAACACCGCGAGGATCGTGCCGATGACCATCGCCAGCAGGATCGACAAACGGGAGATGGTCGCGCTACCGATCTTGCTCAGCAGCAGCACCAACACCAGCGTCACCGCCGCCAGACCGATGTTGGCCATGCTGCCGAAGTCCGGGGCATGGCTATTGCCGCCCATGGCCCAGCGTGCAGCCACTGGCATCAGCGTCAGGCCGATGGTGGTGATCACGATGCCCGTCACCAGCGGCGGGAAGAACTTGGTGATTCGTGAGAAAACCGGCGTGATCAGTAACCCGATCAACGACGCGGCGATCACCGCCCCGAGAATCGACTGAAAGCCGCCCTCCCCGCCGCTGCTGACAATCGCCACCATCGTTGCGACGCCCGAGAACGACACGCCCTGTACCAGCGGCAACTGACACCCGAAAAACGGTAAACCGAGGGTCTGCAGCAATGTCGCCAAGCCCCCCGCAAACAATGAAGCAGCAATCAACAAACCGATGTCCGCCGGCGAAAGCCCGGCCGCCTGGCCGATGATCAAAGGCACCGCGACGATGCCGCCGTACATGGTCAGAACATGTTGCAGGCCGTAAGCCATATTCGCGCCGACCCCGAGGTTTTCGTCCTCAGGCCGTTGGTGTGAAACATGGGGCGTTTTCATGGTTGGGGGGTTCCCTGGTTTTTTGTTATGCGCACACTGTATGCAAGACTCAGGACAAATGTCTATAGAGTTGTATACAACTCATCAGTCAGATAATGGACATATGTCCATGCTGCCCTTTTGCCGCGCGGGTTCCCCTCCAAAAAATCTTGAAATACATCTACTCTCTATATGCATATTAAATATGCATAAATGCGCCTTTCGACATCTTGTCTCGAGGCCGTACCAATGAAAGACCAATACGATTTCAGCACCTCCGAACGTGGAGTGGTTGCCTCCAGCAAAGGCAAAACCCGGATTACCATCATGTTAGATGATGCCGTTATTGAGGCGGCTCGATCGCTGGCAGAAAGCGAGGGATACGGTTATCAGACGGTGATCAATAACGCCCTGCGTCAAACACTTCTAAGCCATAAAGGCTGTGTGGTGGGTGTCGGAAAAATCAAAAAAGGGATTACAGCCTCCGAGCTGAAAACGCTGGAGGACAAACTGCTCGAAGTCGCCAGCGATATCCACCGCATGATGGAACCTGAAATTTGACCCTGGCAACTTCGATATCCCTGACAGAGTCGCTCTGCACGGCACCTGATAGACTGCGCCGAGCCGGCCACTCTGTCGGTGTCGGACATGGATGCCTACCCCCTTGATCAGCGAATCGACACTCAGCCACCTTTGGCAGACCTTCATCCTGGCGTACCGCGCATTTCGCAATGTCGTGGCCGTGCAAGCATTCATCATTGCGTTGTATTTTGTTTGGGGTATGCCTGAGCTGACGGTAGCGCTCTGGATCTGGATCTGGCTCGGTGTTTTTGCATGTTTTATCGTCGGCGGAGTCTGGTTCGGAGCGTTGCCATTGGTCTTGGGCTTCACGCCTCTGTACGCCTGGATCAGCGCAAAGGGATATGCGAACTGGATTACCGGTCTATTGGCAGGATTGGCGATTGCCGGGGTCGTCTGTCTTCACCCAAAGCTGCGACTGCTCTGGTATTTCTGGATGGTCGATGGGGCGCTGGTCGGACTGCTTACTCACTGGGCCTGGCGGACAAACGCAATAGCGCAAACTGACGAACTCAGCCTGCGCCAGACATCATCACCGCCCTGAAAACAATCGAACAACTCAAGCTTTTGCCCAGAATCGACGGCAAGACGCCGACACGGGCATTTCAGGTTTCAGTCTGGTTCAATCAACCGCCCAAGCACCTGCCGCAACCCCGCATGCTCCGGCACGCGAATCCCGAACTCCCCCTCCAGCAACCCGATCAACTCCTCCACATTTGCCACCTGCCGCCGTTCGCTCTCGGCGCCCACCCGATGAATCGCAAAACTGCCATTGTTCAACGTGCGCCTCCAGCCATCCCCGGTACGCGCGACCATCAGTTGCTTGGCAAACGATGATTCCGGATGGGTCGAGACATACCAGTTGCCGACGGCGTAATCGATGTCTTCCTGGCGCTGCAGATCGAAGATGTACATCGGCCGCCACTCGCCGCCGACGTTGGCGCGCAGAGTGTAGCCGTCTGCATGGCGCTCGATGCGATACGGTTCGTGGGGCGTGGGTTGTGCCGCATCGGTGTCGAGCAGGAGCGGTGCGGTCGGCACCATGCCGCCGAAGCCGACGTCGGTGATGTAGCGCACGCCGTCCAGAGTGACCAGGCTCAAGCGGTGCGTGCGGGCAGTCCACGCACCTTCCGGCTGGCCCATCACCACCCGACCGGTGATGCCATGGGCGTCGAAGCCGAGCTCCTGAAGCAACATCAGAAACGCGTAGTTGAGTTCGTAGCAGTACCCGCCGCGCCCCTCGTGCAGGATTTTCTGTTCGATGGAGGGCAGGTCGATGCGTACCGGCTCGCCGGACAGCGTGGTGAGGTTTTCGAACGGGAAGGCCCCGGTATGGCGCAGCTGAAGTTGGCGCAGGGTGTCCAGGGTTGGCGCCGGGGGCGCGTCGAAACCCAGGCGTTGCAGGTATGACGCTCGGTTCGTCAGGCGTGGCTCGCTCATTGCTAGGTCCTTATGCATGGGGCCGCGGATCTCTCCGCCGATGGGCGCCATGTATAAGGGATAAAGCGGTTCGACTGACAATTGATTTAGCCAATCGCCCGCCACCCAAAGATCAACGCCGCTTGCGCGAACTCAAGCGAATCCACGTCGGCGCGTGATCGCTGGCGTGCGGTTCGTTGCGCACCCAGGCATCGACCCCGGCCTCATGCAGATAAGGACTCAGGCCTGAGTTGAGCAACAGATGATCAATGCGCAACCCCGAGTTTTTCTGCCAGTGCTGCCGGAAATAATCCCAGAAGGTGTAGAGCCGATCCTCCGGGTACAGATGACGCAGGGAATCGGTCCAGCCCTGATCCAGCAAGCGCTGGTAGCACTCGCGACTTTGCGGTTGCAGCAAGGCGTCCTTGAGCCACGAGCGCGGGTTGTAGATGTCGAGGTCGGTGGGTACCACGTTGTAGTCGCCGGCCAGCACCACCGGGTGTTCGCTGTTTTGCAGGTCCTTGGCATAAGCAATCAACCGCTCGAACCACGCCAATTTGTAGTCGAACTTAGGCCCCGGTTGCGGATTTCCGTTGGGCAAATACAGGCAGCCCACCAGAATTCCGTGCACCGCAGCCTCCAGGTAGCGGCTATGGGTGTCGGCGTCATCACCCGGCAGCCCGCGCCGGCTCTCCAAAGGTTGCGCATCACGGGCCAGAATCGCCACCCCGTTCCACGACGATTGACCTTGCCAGATGGCACCGTAGCCAATGGCCTCTAGCTCGGCGGCCGGAAACGCGCTGTCCACCGACTTGAGCTCCTGCAAGCAGGCAATGTCCGGCTTTTCGCGCTCAAGCCAGGCCAGCAGATTCGGCAGCCGGGCACGCATGCCGTTGACGTTGAAGGTGGCGATTTTCAGGTTTTTCATGGGCCGAGGCTCGCAACGGATGGACGGTATCCAGTTGTGACCGGGGTGCGTGATGGCAGTTGCCACGACAAACGAATCAGGCGACTAAAGGTCCCCCCATTACACCGGATGCTCGTCATGCGATGCCTTGAGCAATGGCAACAGCGCCTGATTTTCCATCGGTCGGCTGAGGTAAAAACCTTGCACTTCATGACACTCGTCTGAGATCAGGAAGTCCAGTTGCTCCAGCGTCTCGACGCCCTCTGCGGTCACGGTCAGTCCCATGGCCTTGCCCAGGTTGATGATCGCCTGCACGACCGCACGGTCGTTGCCGGTGCCGCTCATGGACGAGATGAAACGCTTGTCGATCTTGATCCCGTCGAACGGATACGTGCGCAGGTAACCCAGCGACGAATAACCGGTGCCGAAGTCGTCCATGTTCAGCCGCACACCCAGCTCCTTCAGCGAGTTCATGGTCGCGAGAGCGCCGTCGACGTCGTTGAGCATCACGTTTTCGGTGATTTCCAGCTCCAGTCGACTGGCCGGCAAACGGCTTTGGATCAATGCTTCCCTGACATCCTCCACCACGTCACTGCGCATGAACTGCACGGGCGACAGGTTGACCGACACCATCAGCTCACCCGGCCAGGTCAGCGCCGTCTCGCACGCTTCGCGCAGCACCCAGCGCCCCAAGGGCACGATCAGATCGGTCTGCTCGGCCAACGGAATGAACGAGTCAGGGCTCAGCAGCCCTTGCACCGGATGCTGCCAGCGCAGCAACGCTTCGACCGAGACGATCTGCTTGCCATCGACGTGATAACGCGGCTGATAGTGCATTACGAACTCGTTGTTCTTGATCGCCTGGCGCAGGTCGTTTTCCAGTTTGCGGCGATGCTGGATCTGATCGTTCATGTGCGGCGCAAAGTAGCACCAGGTTTTCTTGCCATCGGATTTGGCCTGATACAGCGCGATGTCGGCACAGCGGATCAGTTCCTCCGGCATATGCCCCTGACGCCGACTCAAGGCGATGCCGATGCTGGCGCCGATGTGCAGCGTGTGATGGTCATAATGAATCGGCTGCTGCAGGCTTTCGAGGATACGCTCGCAAATCCGGTCGATTTCCGTGTGGATGTCCATGCCATTGAGCACCAGCACAAACTCGTCACCGCCCAGGCGGGCGACCAGGTCAATGTCCCGCGTGCACTCACGCAAGCGGGTGGCCACTTCCAGCAACACCGCATCACCGGCCGGGTGGCCGAGGGAATCATTGATCGGCTTGAAGTTGTCCAGGTCGATCATCAACAACGTCAGCGGTGCCGAATGCTCCTTCAGCACCAACGCATCTTCGAGGTAACGCGCCAGTTTGTTGCGATTGGGCAGGCCGGTCAGCGCGTCGTGCAACGACAGATGCTGGATCTGCGCATGGGCGGCGACTTCATCGGTGATGTCACTGGCCGTTCCGCGATAACCCAGCACCGCGCCTTTGCTGTGGATCGGTCGTGCCGACACCCGACAGACACGTTGCTGTCCGGATTGATCGCGATAGGAACAGCGCAGGTGGCTGACGTTGTGTTCTTCGTTGAGCTTGTCCAGCCACAGTGACAACGGCGTGGTATCGCAATACAACAGCTGCTCGATGTCCTGCCCCAGCCATTGTTGATCGGAGAAACCGGTGACGGCGCCGAAGCGTCCTGACAGATACGTGATTCGGTGTTTGTCGTCGATTTCCCAGATCCAGTCGGAAGCAGCCTCGGCCACTGCACGAAAACGCTCTTCACTGGCCTCCAGCGCCTGATTCGACAGATCCAGATTGATGTAACTGGCGTCCACGTGCCTTGAGGTGCGCAATACATAACGAAAGAACCAAGCCGTCAGCAACGCCAGAATCAACAGCGCCCCGCCCAGTGGCGGCAGCAGTGACCAAAGCAATTGATGGCCTGGCTGCTCGAGCCGCGAGACCAGGCTGTAACCGGTACCCGTGAGTGCAACCGCAGGTTGACCGGGAGCCAGGGTGTTGTCGAGCGCGAGGCTCAAGTCATGTAAACCGTAATCGGCACTCAAGGCGCTGAGCTTTTCCGGACTCAATTGATCGACGAACATCAGCACCGAGGTGCTTTTGGGATCGACCGCAGGCCGTTCGTCGTTGGGCACGATCGCGGCAGCCGTCAACAGCGCGGGTTGGCCCTCGAACAACGTGAAGCGGCTGATGGGCACGAGCAGGCTTTCCTGCTCCTGAACCTCTTCGATCAATGCAGGCATCGATATCGAAAGGAGAGCCGCCGCGTCATCCTGCACCAGAAGGCCGCGCACCGTGGCGTATTTGCTCCGCTGGTGATCGACCACGAAGACACCGTCGTAATGGTCCATGGTGAACAAGGTTTTACCCATGTTCTGCTCGACGTAAGCCCACGTTACATCGACCTCACCGTTGAGATGGTCGTAGGCAGTGGTCCAGGTCGCATAACTGGCGACGTAGTTTTTCGAGGCTGAAATGCGGTTTTCCAGCGCACGCTGGGTGTAAAACGTGGTCTTGGCCAGGTCCTGGGCATCGAGCCGGCCGGCAATGCTGAACAAGGCAACGAGGGCGATCAGCACCCCTAATACAAATACCAGTCCGACGGACCAGACCAGGTTCCGTGTGATCGGTGTATGGCGCCCGGGGGCGGTGGTGGTCGTAGCGGTCAATTCCATGCATGGGATCCTGTCAATCGATTGCCTGATCGGGTGGATGACAGGCAAGCGTCCATTGACCATAGCAGTCATGGTCCTTCATGGCCCCACACTATTGCCAATCGACAGCCGCTACCCTGTAATGGCATGCATCACCCGCAACCTTTTTATGTCGAGAACCGAAATCGGCAGCAGCTGGATCTCTGCGCGCTGGCAGAAAACCTTCGTCAACACCGAGGCCAAATACCTGATGCTGCGTTACGCCTTCGAGGTGCTGGACTGCGTGCGAGTGCAATTCACCACCGACGAAAACAACCAGAAGTCGCGCAACGCGATCTTGCGGCTTGGCGCGCAACAGGAAGGCATCGTGCGCCACGAACGAATCATGCCGGATGGGCGCAAGCGTAACTCGGTACGGTTCAGCATCATTGATGAGGAGTGGCCGTTGGTGCGGGAAAATCTCGAGAAAAAACTGACCCGATACAACCTTCGCTGACGCCTCGAACGATTGTGCGAGCCTGCTCACGAAGAGGCCAGACCACCCACCATCAATGCCGGTTACGGCAACAAAATCACCTTGTCGCCAGCCCCTTGATTCACCTCGGCATACCGCTCCACCCCCTGCGCCAACGGTGATTCAAACAACCCTTCCGGCAACGGCAACAGCCCCTGATCAAAGAACTTGCCGAACTGATCCAGCATCGCCGCACACGCCTGCACGCCGTACAACAGCGAATTGATCCCCACCACCGAACCGCCCTTGCGATACAACGCCAGCGCCGGCAGTTGCACCATGCCGTCCACCGGCGCGGCAATGATCGCGATGCGACCGAAAGTGGCCAAAGCCGGGACCGAGGCCGGCAGCCAGAAACCGGTGGTGTCGAAAATCACATCAGCGCCGCCGGCATACACAGCGTTCACCTGCGCACCCAGCTCGTCCGGTTTATCCAGTTGCAACGTCTGATAGCCCTGCGCCTGCAGATCCTTGACCTGCTCGGGCCGGCGCGCCGCCGCCAGTACCTGAGCGCCACGCACCTTGGCCAGCGCCAGCGCGGCACTGCCCACCGCTCCGCCGCCGATCACCAGCAGCCGCGTTCCGGTCGTCACCAGACTGCGTTCCAGGGCATCCCACGCCGTGGTGTACGGCACACCGAGGCTGGCAGCCTGGGCGAAGCTCAAGTGGGTGGGTTTGAGCACTACGCCATTGGCCGGCAGTTTGACGAATTGCGCGTGGGAGCCGTCGGCAAAAAAGCCCAGTTCACGACCGGTGCCCCAGACGTCCTGACCGATCAGTGCCTGTGGCCCTTCCACCACCACTCCGGCGAAATCCCGACCGGGAATCCGCGGCAACGTAGTGTAGGGAAAACGCCCCAGCACGTTCTTCACATCGCTGGGATTGAGGCCGGCCGCCTTGATCTGGACCAGCACTTCATCGGCACCGGGAACGGGGGTCGGAACATCAACGTAGCGCAGGGCCGAGAGGTCACCGGCCTGGTCGAATTGCAGTGCTTTCATGAGAGTTTCCATCGCAAAAAGGAAGGGGTTTCAGGAGACCCAGCCAGCCACCAGCTGTCGGCCCATGGGCCACAACTTTTCGCCGGCGAGCATGCCCAGCAGGCCCACCAGGGCAATGGCCGGTGGGGCGGGAGAACGAAAATCCAGTGCGCCGTAGAGCAGACCGACGCCCAGACCGATGACCAGCGAGATGAGGTAGCTCATGGCAGACTCCGTGGGCAAACAAGGTAGGTCTGAAGTCTAGAGAGCGGTGGCGAAGGGCATCGGCCAAGTGCTTCTGAATATCGGCCAAGGCGCCAATACAGGTTGCAATGCAAACTGGGTAGTAACCCACAGGGATTCGCCAGTGGCCACAAGTCTGCGTTATGGCTGGACGTCGCGTTGGCCCGTCGAAAATTGCGAAGGCGCGACACCCAGTTCCCGGCGGAACATGTCGCTGAAGCTGCTCGGCGAATAGCCCAGTTCCCGGGCAATCGTGCTGACCGGTACGCCCTGAATCAACTCCGCCGCCGCAGTCGCCAGTTGCACCTGGCGTCGCCATTCGGCGAAACCCATGCCCAAGCCGTCCTTGAACAGCCGGGCCAGAGTGCGCACGCTGGCACCGGCGTTTTCCGCGTGCTGTTCGAAGGGGATATCCAGCGAGGGTGCGGCCATGACCGCCTGACACAGGTTCATCAGGCGCCGGTCGGAATCATCCGGCAACGGGATTTTCAACAGCGATCGCCTGGCTCGCCTAAGCTCCAACAGCGCCAGGCCGACCAGCGCTTCGTAGTACTCGGGCGTGCCATTGTCGCCCTGCTCCACCAACCCGACGATCAGCTCACGCAGCAACCCGCCGACTTCGATCACCTGAACACGGTCGTCCAGCGTGGCCGCCAACGAGGGCCGCAAGTAGATGTTGCGCATCTGCAGATCCGAGACCACGCGAATGCCATGCGGCACGCCTGGCGGCAGCCACACCGCCCGTTGTGGCGGCACCACCAACGCCTCATGAGGCGTTTCGACCCACATCACCCCGCTCATCGCGTATAGCAATTGGCCCCAGACATGCTCGTGCGGCTCGATATACAAGCCGCGCGGGTACGTGCGTGCCAGCGGTTGCACGGGCACATCGGTATCACTCAGGTCTGGCGGGGCGGCAAGGGCCATGGGCAATGATCATTGGGGTTTTCAGGTCTTGCATGGTAACGGGGCAGCGACCTTGTCGCTACGGGCGGCAACCGTCTGACAATCCAACTGAATTTTCCGTAGCCCAGACGATCCTTGTATTACCACAGGGAGGAATACGGGCTTTATGAACAACGCAAAACTTTTCGTCATTGAATACACCCTTCATGGCGCGCCAAAGTCTTTCATTATCCGCCTGGACAAAATGGACAACGCGGAGGCTTGGCACTGGGCCAGTTGTGATGCAGGGGTCGGACGAATCCCCCGCTTTGGCCGAGAGAAGGTGCAAAAAACCAGCAAGCCGCTGGCGGAGAAATTCGGCATCGAAAATGTGACGTGGCGACCGGCTGGCTGAAGATCACGAGGGGAGGAAACCAGACATAAAAAAAGTGGAGCCCGAGTGGCTCCACTTCCTGTTGATGAGCTATTTGGCGTGCGCGCACTTGCAGCCCTTGCTCGCACACTCCTCGCCATGTTCGTGGTGCTTGGCGCACGCTTCACAGCAATAGTGCTTGCCGTGACGCGCTATCGGGTGTTCGCCCAGTTTGCAGGAACATTTGGGGCAGTCGCATTTACTGTCACTGCTGATCATGAGTCTGACTCCATTGATGTGGTCGTCGCGTGCGGCAAATGCGCACCTCAGTCATCAGTGTAGGAGCTACAAAATGGCTCGGGTTACTCGCTTCGCGTGCTGCTGCGATACATGAACAGCAACGCCAGCGCCAGGCACACCATCGCCAGCATCCGGCTGCTCGACAACTCGATTGCCGGGTTACCCAGCCAGCCGAAGTTGTCGATCAACATCCCCATGCCCAACTGCCCGACGATCACGGCCACGGTCGCCACTGCCGTGCCGACCCGCGGCACCGCGCCGACCATGACCATCATGTAGACCACGCCGAACAAGGCGCCGCTGAGCTGCCATTTCGGCACATCCAGCAGGGTCACGGCATGGGCCGGTTCGAAAAACAGGATCAGCAAACCGGT is drawn from Pseudomonas sp. 31-12 and contains these coding sequences:
- a CDS encoding TetR/AcrR family transcriptional regulator, whose protein sequence is MNQPSVSSPSARGPADHDIRDQIVAAANEHFSQYGYGKTTVSDLAKAIGFSKAYIYKFFESKQAIGNAICTNCLTEIVAAVEQAINADGISPTERFRRLVKTLIATGVSLFFNDRKLYDIAAFSASERWPSSQVYDAQIKNFVLQIVREGRELGEFERKTPLDETVEAIHLALRPFINPLLLQYNLDFVEEAPSLISNLVLRSLMP
- a CDS encoding efflux transporter outer membrane subunit — translated: MHPPPRFAVLLCLGMVAGCAVGPDYSEPSVELPENFSAQTSKARQVTAANADLAAWWNAFNDPVLSQLINRALEQNLDLAQASARIEQARAGLGAANAALLPSATVNGQAARARQSLETPLGQVLNSDPSYNRYGSAYEANLNAGWELDVFGGLRRSKEAASADYQASQAGAIATRLAVVAQTADLYISIRGLQARLEIARQQVDTRQQLLTTIEHLYAKGLAAELQLNQTQGALNQAQATVPVLQAGIDAAMNALDVMLGKAPGTYSAQLTKPAPIPDVPGLSDMGAPADLLRRRPDLIVAERRLAASSARIGEAISEYYPKLSVAALLGSATSVSSANLFSNSASQASAALGIRWRLFDFGRINAQIDLAKGQEAEALAAYRQSVLRACEDVESAFSALINREQQSTQLAQGESAYAKARATSFVAYEKGVVSLIEVLDADEHLLAASDGRAQAQTESARAAVATFKALGGGWQRDDSDARVVSKRAGTRMFFPDPGISKELQ
- a CDS encoding nucleobase:cation symporter-2 family protein, with the protein product MKTPHVSHQRPEDENLGVGANMAYGLQHVLTMYGGIVAVPLIIGQAAGLSPADIGLLIAASLFAGGLATLLQTLGLPFFGCQLPLVQGVSFSGVATMVAIVSSGGEGGFQSILGAVIAASLIGLLITPVFSRITKFFPPLVTGIVITTIGLTLMPVAARWAMGGNSHAPDFGSMANIGLAAVTLVLVLLLSKIGSATISRLSILLAMVIGTILAVFLGMADFSSVTQGPMFGFPTPFHFGVPTFHLAAILSMCIVVMVTLVETSADILAVGEIIDTKVDSKRLGNGLRADMLSSMIAPIFGSFTQSAFAQNVGLVAVTGIKSRFVVATGGLFLVILGLLPFMGRVIAAVPTSVLGGAGIVLFGTVAASGIRTLSKVDYRNNVNLIIVATSIGFGMIPIAAPNFYDHFPSWFATIFHSGISSSAIMAIVLNLAFNHLTAGNSDQQSVFAAGTERVLRYQDLAALREGDYFSEGKLRDCDGNEIPVVEAAHDSSEHRAAHAKSSEHV
- a CDS encoding BrnA antitoxin family protein, which produces MKDQYDFSTSERGVVASSKGKTRITIMLDDAVIEAARSLAESEGYGYQTVINNALRQTLLSHKGCVVGVGKIKKGITASELKTLEDKLLEVASDIHRMMEPEI
- a CDS encoding arylamine N-acetyltransferase, encoding MSEPRLTNRASYLQRLGFDAPPAPTLDTLRQLQLRHTGAFPFENLTTLSGEPVRIDLPSIEQKILHEGRGGYCYELNYAFLMLLQELGFDAHGITGRVVMGQPEGAWTARTHRLSLVTLDGVRYITDVGFGGMVPTAPLLLDTDAAQPTPHEPYRIERHADGYTLRANVGGEWRPMYIFDLQRQEDIDYAVGNWYVSTHPESSFAKQLMVARTGDGWRRTLNNGSFAIHRVGAESERRQVANVEELIGLLEGEFGIRVPEHAGLRQVLGRLIEPD
- a CDS encoding exodeoxyribonuclease III, whose amino-acid sequence is MKNLKIATFNVNGMRARLPNLLAWLEREKPDIACLQELKSVDSAFPAAELEAIGYGAIWQGQSSWNGVAILARDAQPLESRRGLPGDDADTHSRYLEAAVHGILVGCLYLPNGNPQPGPKFDYKLAWFERLIAYAKDLQNSEHPVVLAGDYNVVPTDLDIYNPRSWLKDALLQPQSRECYQRLLDQGWTDSLRHLYPEDRLYTFWDYFRQHWQKNSGLRIDHLLLNSGLSPYLHEAGVDAWVRNEPHASDHAPTWIRLSSRKRR